One region of Halohasta litchfieldiae genomic DNA includes:
- the ptsP gene encoding phosphoenolpyruvate--protein phosphotransferase: MLGNPHKTRTIAGISATPLSGLGTVRWYRSGEQPDPAEISAADPETEQQRFDDAQAAAREELETERESTRERVGSEEAAVFDAHLQFLTDPQLTDPIEAAIADGAAAELAVDEAFGDAISQFEGMDGMMAERADDLRDIRDRLLRLLSGGERTDLTDLPEGTVLRAERLTPSDTAQLDPDTIAGFVTMTGGRTSHVSIFARSLGIPAIVGAGEELREVREATTVAIDADREVVVANPDAAVREQVTVGRDVTVQEERVETRDGTEIEVAANIGTAAELDGAVDQGADGVGLFRTEFLFLDRETPPSEDEQFESYVDALDAFPEGRVVVRTLDIGGDKPIPYLDLPEEENPFLGSRGIRRSLGADSELFETQLRALLRAAAAGEGTLSVMFPLVSTLDELTAALEAVDRVASDLDNEGIDYAKPELGVMIETPAAVMMAEEFAERVDFLSIGTNDLAQYVMAADRENEAVAELHDPQQPAVLRAINRAVEAAHAHDAWIGMCGEMAGDPELTELLVGLGLDELSMSAVTIPAVKANITEIERSTAVDRRDRALTKNTKSMVNETGNQ, translated from the coding sequence ATGCTCGGTAACCCACACAAGACCCGTACGATTGCCGGTATCAGCGCGACGCCGCTGTCGGGACTCGGAACAGTTCGGTGGTATCGGTCCGGCGAGCAGCCGGATCCAGCCGAGATATCGGCTGCCGACCCCGAGACCGAACAGCAGCGGTTCGACGACGCCCAAGCGGCCGCCCGCGAAGAACTCGAAACCGAACGGGAGTCGACCCGCGAGCGCGTCGGCAGCGAGGAGGCCGCCGTCTTCGATGCCCACCTCCAGTTTCTGACCGACCCACAGCTCACCGATCCAATCGAGGCCGCGATTGCCGACGGCGCAGCCGCCGAGTTGGCCGTCGACGAGGCGTTCGGCGACGCAATCTCGCAGTTCGAGGGGATGGACGGGATGATGGCCGAACGGGCCGACGATCTACGAGACATCCGGGACCGACTGCTTCGACTGCTCTCGGGTGGCGAGCGAACCGATCTCACCGATCTTCCGGAGGGGACGGTCCTCCGTGCCGAGCGACTCACTCCAAGCGACACCGCCCAACTCGATCCCGACACCATCGCTGGTTTCGTGACGATGACCGGCGGGCGGACCTCCCACGTCTCGATTTTCGCCCGCTCGCTGGGGATTCCGGCCATCGTCGGCGCTGGCGAGGAGCTCAGGGAAGTCCGCGAGGCGACCACCGTCGCCATCGACGCCGACCGGGAGGTCGTCGTCGCCAATCCTGACGCCGCGGTCCGCGAACAGGTCACTGTCGGACGCGACGTGACGGTCCAGGAGGAACGCGTCGAAACCCGAGACGGAACGGAGATCGAGGTGGCTGCCAACATCGGGACGGCCGCCGAACTCGACGGCGCGGTCGACCAAGGGGCCGACGGCGTCGGCCTCTTTCGGACCGAGTTCCTCTTTTTGGATCGGGAGACCCCACCCAGCGAGGACGAACAGTTCGAGAGCTACGTCGACGCTCTCGACGCCTTTCCGGAGGGCCGGGTCGTCGTCCGGACGCTCGATATCGGCGGCGACAAGCCGATTCCGTATCTCGATCTCCCTGAAGAGGAAAACCCCTTCCTCGGGAGCCGTGGGATTCGTCGCTCGCTTGGCGCAGATAGCGAGCTCTTCGAGACGCAGTTGCGCGCGCTGCTGCGTGCGGCCGCCGCAGGCGAGGGGACGCTATCGGTGATGTTCCCGCTCGTTTCGACGCTCGACGAACTGACTGCGGCGCTTGAGGCGGTCGACCGCGTCGCGAGCGATCTCGACAATGAGGGCATCGACTACGCCAAACCGGAACTCGGCGTGATGATCGAAACGCCCGCAGCCGTGATGATGGCCGAGGAGTTCGCCGAACGGGTCGACTTCCTCTCGATTGGGACAAACGATCTGGCTCAGTATGTGATGGCCGCCGACCGCGAAAACGAGGCCGTCGCGGAACTCCACGACCCACAGCAGCCCGCGGTGTTGCGGGCGATCAACCGGGCTGTCGAGGCCGCCCATGCTCACGACGCGTGGATCGGGATGTGCGGCGAGATGGCCGGCGATCCTGAACTGACCGAACTGCTGGTGGGGCTTGGCCTCGACGAACTCTCGATGAGTGCGGTCACGATTCCAGCAGTCAAAGCAAACATTACTGAAATCGAGCGGTCGACAGCTGTCGACCGTCGTGACCGTGCGCTCACAAAAAACACTAAATCAATGGTTAACGAAACGGGAAACCAATGA
- a CDS encoding PTS fructose transporter subunit IIB, which yields MKLVAVTACPTGIAHSQMAAENLQTTAEERGHEIHVEVQGAMGTENEIPDDVLAAADAVIIAADTSVQQNRFGDHVVVKASVKDGVNDADGLIDEAIERAGGETDAEGTETNIEDTEADTEETADTDDSGTVDDTAAESTPSVDPESTASEGGIMARLKRLFS from the coding sequence ATGAAACTCGTCGCCGTAACTGCCTGTCCGACCGGGATCGCACACAGCCAGATGGCTGCCGAAAACCTCCAGACGACTGCCGAAGAGCGTGGCCACGAGATCCACGTCGAAGTCCAGGGCGCGATGGGCACCGAAAACGAGATTCCGGATGACGTCCTCGCGGCGGCCGATGCGGTGATCATCGCCGCCGACACCTCGGTCCAGCAGAATCGGTTCGGCGACCACGTCGTCGTCAAGGCCAGCGTCAAAGACGGTGTCAACGACGCCGACGGCCTCATCGACGAGGCCATCGAGCGTGCTGGCGGTGAGACGGATGCTGAGGGCACTGAGACGAATATCGAAGACACTGAGGCAGATACCGAGGAGACGGCCGACACCGACGATTCGGGTACTGTCGACGACACGGCAGCCGAGTCGACGCCATCGGTCGATCCCGAGTCGACCGCGTCCGAGGGCGGCATTATGGCCCGGCTCAAGCGACTGTTTTCCTGA
- a CDS encoding PTS fructose transporter subunit IIC, with protein MVTKDQTEQRLQTHLTSVKEDLMTGVSYMIPFVTIGGIFLALGFMIGDTQEVFDQTGTLGWYFAQIGSLGLTIMIPILGGYIAYAIADKPGLAPGFILAYTIQQPGIIDAAGATVGIAADGAVAGFLGAIVAGLLAGYVARWMKGWSVPSFVKPMMPILVIPVLTTALLIPVVVFALGVPIALVDSALTSTLEGMRGANAVVLGLILGGMMAFDMGGPVNKVAYVFGTVLVADGIYGPMAAVMIAGMTPPLGLALSYFIAPQKYPEEMRESAVAAVPMGFSFITEGAIPFAAADPLRVIPSIIVGSATAGAAAMGLGVTMPAPHGGVFVMILSSSILGFLGCIVLGSLVTAAMVTLLKSDHAEETESTTTTGSTA; from the coding sequence ATGGTAACCAAAGATCAAACAGAACAACGACTACAGACACACCTCACGTCGGTGAAAGAAGACCTCATGACAGGGGTCTCGTATATGATTCCGTTCGTGACAATCGGCGGGATCTTCCTCGCACTGGGGTTCATGATCGGGGACACGCAAGAAGTATTCGATCAAACAGGGACCCTCGGCTGGTACTTCGCCCAGATCGGCAGCCTCGGGCTGACGATTATGATCCCGATTCTGGGTGGGTACATCGCCTACGCAATCGCGGATAAACCCGGACTCGCACCGGGGTTCATCCTCGCGTACACGATCCAACAGCCCGGAATCATCGACGCAGCCGGCGCAACGGTCGGCATTGCTGCCGACGGCGCGGTCGCTGGCTTCCTCGGTGCGATTGTCGCTGGCCTGCTGGCTGGCTACGTCGCCCGCTGGATGAAAGGCTGGAGTGTGCCTTCGTTCGTCAAACCGATGATGCCGATCCTCGTCATCCCGGTGTTGACGACCGCGCTGCTCATCCCGGTCGTCGTCTTCGCACTCGGTGTCCCAATCGCACTGGTCGACAGCGCACTCACGTCGACGCTCGAAGGCATGCGCGGGGCAAACGCCGTTGTCCTCGGGCTCATCCTCGGCGGAATGATGGCCTTCGACATGGGCGGTCCCGTCAACAAAGTCGCCTACGTGTTCGGAACGGTGCTTGTTGCTGACGGAATCTACGGGCCAATGGCCGCGGTGATGATCGCCGGCATGACACCGCCACTCGGACTCGCACTCTCGTACTTCATCGCGCCACAGAAGTACCCCGAAGAGATGCGAGAAAGCGCCGTCGCCGCCGTCCCGATGGGGTTCTCGTTCATCACTGAGGGCGCGATTCCGTTCGCCGCCGCCGATCCACTGCGCGTCATCCCGAGCATTATCGTCGGTAGTGCAACCGCCGGAGCCGCCGCGATGGGTCTCGGCGTCACGATGCCAGCACCTCACGGCGGCGTCTTCGTGATGATCCTGTCGAGCAGCATCCTCGGCTTCCTCGGCTGTATCGTCCTCGGCTCGCTCGTGACCGCAGCGATGGTCACGCTGCTGAAATCCGACCACGCCGAAGAAACCGAATCGACGACGACAACGGGGTCGACCGCGTAA
- the rio1 gene encoding serine/threonine-protein kinase Rio1 encodes MTDEFGLVDTDVTAPPGDEWEQIDVTDTDADRIARKRDREFEEFQERIKDADQFKVEQSVFDDATFGALYKLVGDGYIDAFGGPISTGKEANVYEALGGEGEEVAVKVYRINASAFKQMRDYLEGDPRFEGISNDKGQVVLAWVRKEYANLERAQRAGVRVPTPIAVERNVLVMELVGLVEDRARRLSEVEVENPETAYEVVREYMRRLYSAGLIHGDLSEYNMIIHEGELVIIDLGQAVTVHHPNSDDFLDRDCKNVASFFRRQGLEVTDDELYEFVTAVEADPSR; translated from the coding sequence ATGACCGACGAGTTCGGCCTAGTCGACACCGACGTGACCGCGCCGCCCGGCGACGAGTGGGAACAGATCGACGTCACTGACACTGACGCCGACCGTATCGCCCGTAAGCGCGACCGGGAGTTCGAGGAGTTCCAAGAACGCATCAAGGACGCCGACCAGTTCAAAGTCGAACAGTCGGTGTTTGACGATGCGACGTTCGGTGCCCTCTATAAGCTCGTCGGCGACGGCTACATCGACGCCTTCGGCGGCCCGATCTCGACCGGCAAGGAGGCCAACGTCTACGAAGCACTCGGCGGCGAGGGCGAAGAGGTCGCGGTCAAAGTCTACCGAATCAACGCCTCGGCGTTCAAGCAGATGCGGGATTATCTCGAAGGCGACCCCCGGTTCGAAGGGATCAGCAACGACAAGGGACAGGTCGTCCTCGCGTGGGTGCGCAAGGAGTATGCCAACCTCGAACGCGCTCAGCGTGCAGGTGTCCGGGTCCCCACCCCAATCGCCGTCGAGCGCAATGTACTGGTGATGGAACTCGTCGGCCTCGTCGAGGATCGGGCCCGTCGACTCTCCGAGGTCGAGGTCGAAAACCCCGAGACCGCCTACGAGGTCGTCCGGGAGTATATGCGTCGACTGTACAGTGCAGGCCTGATCCACGGCGATCTCTCGGAGTACAACATGATCATCCACGAGGGCGAACTCGTCATTATCGATCTGGGTCAAGCGGTCACGGTCCATCACCCGAACTCCGACGACTTTCTGGATCGGGACTGCAAAAACGTGGCCTCGTTTTTCCGTCGACAGGGTCTTGAGGTGACCGATGACGAACTCTACGAGTTCGTGACTGCTGTCGAAGCCGATCCGAGTCGGTAG
- a CDS encoding transposase, whose translation MATETLALFEHLEFDFLEEFDVFAPARRGRTRDHHPPALFRAFLHCYYKNVYGIRPVTRELQNTVVWLSCGFDRPPSRDAVDRFLTDLEHVVDEVFDRLVEQAACRGLLDLTYSIDSTDVRTMPADQDASKGYDPTAEEYYHGYGCTIVSTGQKIPIAAEFTESKQAPEETAMRVTCDALAVEKPIWMLGDSAYDTLGWHDHLLAAGVVPVAPYNARNTDDPKDIEYRVEARIDEHSEDVQLKQSTLDETYNRRSGVERTNDAVKDCGLGHVRARGRVHARAQVFLALCLRLVIAITNDERGDNPGSTVITL comes from the coding sequence ATGGCGACCGAGACGCTCGCGTTGTTCGAGCATCTTGAGTTCGACTTTCTCGAAGAATTCGATGTGTTCGCCCCCGCTCGCCGGGGGCGAACACGAGATCATCACCCACCAGCACTCTTCCGAGCGTTCCTGCACTGCTACTACAAGAACGTCTACGGCATCCGTCCAGTCACGCGAGAACTCCAGAACACGGTCGTCTGGCTCAGCTGTGGCTTCGATCGACCGCCGTCGAGAGACGCGGTCGATCGCTTCCTCACCGACCTCGAACACGTCGTCGACGAGGTCTTCGACCGCCTCGTCGAGCAGGCCGCCTGCCGCGGCCTGCTCGACTTGACCTACTCCATCGATTCCACCGACGTGAGGACGATGCCCGCCGACCAAGACGCGTCGAAAGGCTACGATCCAACCGCCGAAGAGTACTACCACGGCTACGGCTGTACGATCGTCTCGACCGGGCAAAAGATCCCGATTGCCGCGGAGTTCACCGAGAGCAAGCAAGCGCCAGAGGAGACGGCGATGCGCGTCACGTGTGACGCGCTCGCCGTCGAGAAACCGATCTGGATGCTTGGAGACAGCGCCTACGACACGCTCGGCTGGCACGACCACCTGCTGGCCGCAGGGGTCGTGCCAGTCGCTCCGTACAACGCACGAAACACCGACGATCCGAAAGACATCGAGTACAGGGTCGAAGCCCGCATCGACGAACACAGCGAGGACGTTCAGCTGAAGCAATCGACGCTAGACGAGACGTACAACCGCCGGAGTGGAGTCGAACGAACCAACGACGCCGTCAAGGACTGCGGCCTCGGGCACGTTCGCGCCCGAGGCCGCGTCCACGCACGAGCACAAGTGTTCCTCGCGCTGTGCCTTCGTCTCGTTATTGCGATCACCAACGACGAACGCGGAGACAATCCAGGAAGCACCGTCATCACGCTATGA
- a CDS encoding class 1 fructose-bisphosphatase, whose protein sequence is MGPTTKLRQDTRTEVTRLIETLIEVIPEIKTALASERGASGKVNPSGDTQRIADEKIDEIIFDCVGSVDGFGQYLSEEREGITDLGSGLSVATDPLDGSSNIKTNTTVGTIIGVYDAPLPARGRELVASLCLVFGPVTTLAVAANDELIEYTIQDGAIVDGEPIALPEAGGIWSFSGRPTEWTPALRDYDDTLGRQYAHRYTGAMIADVWLLLAHGGLVGYPARSTKPDGVLRLQYESNPIAYAVECAGGAASTGSQPILDVEPEGRHQRVPTFFGTNSLINELETRLEAGAEA, encoded by the coding sequence ATGGGTCCGACCACCAAACTCAGACAAGACACGAGAACCGAAGTCACTCGCCTCATCGAGACACTCATCGAGGTGATTCCGGAGATCAAGACCGCACTCGCATCCGAACGAGGAGCCAGTGGCAAGGTGAATCCGAGCGGCGATACCCAGCGCATTGCGGACGAGAAGATCGACGAGATCATCTTCGATTGCGTGGGCTCGGTCGACGGGTTCGGACAGTACCTCAGCGAGGAACGCGAGGGAATCACCGATCTTGGCTCGGGGCTGTCGGTCGCAACTGACCCCCTCGACGGCTCGTCGAACATCAAGACGAACACGACGGTGGGCACGATTATCGGCGTCTACGACGCTCCACTGCCGGCGCGTGGCCGTGAGTTGGTCGCCAGCCTCTGTCTGGTGTTCGGCCCGGTAACGACGCTGGCAGTCGCCGCCAACGACGAACTCATCGAGTACACCATCCAGGACGGAGCTATCGTCGACGGCGAACCAATTGCGCTCCCCGAAGCCGGTGGCATCTGGAGCTTTTCGGGCCGCCCGACCGAGTGGACCCCGGCCCTTCGAGACTACGACGACACGTTGGGCCGACAGTACGCCCATCGGTACACTGGGGCGATGATCGCCGACGTCTGGCTACTGCTTGCCCACGGTGGTCTCGTCGGCTACCCAGCCCGGTCGACCAAACCCGACGGCGTACTCCGGCTCCAGTACGAGTCGAACCCGATTGCCTACGCCGTCGAATGTGCCGGCGGTGCAGCGTCGACCGGGAGCCAGCCCATCTTGGATGTCGAACCCGAGGGACGCCACCAACGAGTGCCCACCTTCTTCGGGACGAACTCGCTCATCAATGAGCTCGAAACACGACTCGAAGCCGGCGCCGAAGCCTAA
- a CDS encoding PTS sugar transporter subunit IIA: MTNPTQRPLIPDLIDLTNEPETKQEAIEALLDLAVDAGRVNDREQALADLQAREEEATTGVGMGIGIPHAKSEAVISPTIAFMRAPDGIDFDAMDDEPATLLFMLLVPESSGDEHLQMLSSLSRSLMHEETRTALLEADSVDRVESIILEAVEQ; the protein is encoded by the coding sequence ATGACAAATCCAACCCAACGACCACTGATACCCGACCTGATCGACCTGACGAACGAACCCGAAACCAAACAGGAAGCTATCGAAGCGCTGCTTGATCTCGCCGTCGACGCAGGCCGCGTCAACGACCGCGAGCAGGCGTTGGCGGATCTTCAGGCCCGCGAAGAAGAAGCAACGACCGGCGTCGGCATGGGAATCGGTATTCCCCACGCCAAAAGCGAGGCCGTCATCTCGCCGACAATCGCCTTCATGCGCGCGCCTGATGGGATCGACTTCGATGCAATGGACGACGAGCCCGCAACGCTCCTGTTTATGCTGCTGGTTCCGGAGTCCAGCGGCGACGAACACCTCCAGATGCTCAGCTCGCTGTCGCGGTCGCTGATGCACGAGGAGACCCGAACCGCCCTCCTAGAAGCCGATTCGGTCGACCGCGTCGAGTCGATCATTCTGGAGGCAGTCGAACAATGA
- a CDS encoding class I fructose-bisphosphate aldolase: MSDLTDSPLTRDGKSIVLAHDHGLEHGPTAFSAVPDRLDPETVFEMATHDAVTAFAVQKGLAKQYYPSYEDDVNLLAKCNGSSSLRSGEPYSPQTWSVDHAAELGADAIGYTVYPGTNTEHKMFEDFYQVQEAAEDRDLPVAMWSYPRGQPIKEHRNPDTIAYATRIGLELGADFVKVKYPRSGEAMSHAVDAAGNCNVLLSGGSKSDDLTFLSMVETAVDAGVSGLAVGRNVWQHEDPAYLLDALEKVVFEEQSAEDALGR; encoded by the coding sequence ATGAGTGACCTGACTGACTCCCCACTGACGCGAGACGGCAAATCGATTGTGTTGGCACACGACCACGGGCTCGAACACGGGCCGACGGCGTTTTCGGCGGTTCCCGACCGGCTCGACCCCGAGACTGTCTTCGAAATGGCGACCCACGACGCCGTCACGGCGTTTGCCGTCCAGAAAGGGCTGGCAAAACAGTACTACCCCTCCTACGAGGACGACGTGAACCTGCTGGCCAAATGTAACGGCTCAAGTAGCCTCCGCTCCGGCGAGCCGTATTCGCCACAGACGTGGTCGGTCGACCACGCCGCCGAACTGGGTGCTGACGCCATTGGCTACACCGTCTACCCCGGCACCAACACCGAACACAAGATGTTCGAGGACTTCTATCAGGTCCAAGAGGCCGCCGAAGACCGAGACCTCCCGGTGGCGATGTGGTCCTACCCGCGCGGCCAGCCGATCAAGGAACACCGGAACCCCGACACCATCGCCTACGCGACCCGGATCGGCCTCGAACTCGGCGCTGACTTCGTGAAAGTCAAATATCCCCGCAGCGGCGAGGCGATGTCCCACGCGGTCGACGCGGCGGGCAACTGTAATGTCCTCCTGAGCGGCGGCTCGAAAAGCGACGATCTGACCTTCCTCTCGATGGTCGAAACCGCCGTCGACGCCGGCGTGAGCGGCCTCGCAGTCGGCCGCAACGTCTGGCAGCACGAAGATCCTGCGTATCTGCTCGACGCGCTCGAAAAGGTCGTCTTCGAAGAACAGTCTGCCGAAGACGCGCTCGGTCGGTAG
- the glpR gene encoding HTH-type transcriptional regulator GlpR, producing the protein MLPEARQREIVEHVTENSGCSVDELAELMECSKATIRRDLNALAEKQLIERSHGGAVPATSVGQEQNYRQREVQNLEAKMAIAERAVEEIHDNQVVCFDAGSTTMQIAKGLSANGSLMAVTNSPLQAMELDDTGVEVKLTGGSLRSPTYSLVGPSAERFMERMTFDLLFLGTNAIHPSEGLMTPNEAEANIKSLMIEKSNRVVLVSDHSKFNEQSFISFAEFSEIDLLITDSELPSELQDKFEGGNVEIASVTVA; encoded by the coding sequence ATGTTACCAGAAGCCCGTCAGCGAGAGATCGTCGAACACGTCACCGAGAACAGTGGCTGTTCGGTCGATGAGCTCGCGGAGTTGATGGAGTGTTCGAAGGCGACGATCCGGCGGGATCTCAACGCGCTCGCCGAGAAACAGCTGATCGAGCGCTCTCACGGCGGTGCCGTGCCCGCGACCTCGGTCGGCCAAGAACAGAACTACCGCCAGCGGGAGGTCCAGAACCTCGAAGCCAAGATGGCGATTGCCGAGCGCGCCGTCGAGGAGATCCACGACAATCAGGTCGTCTGTTTCGATGCGGGGTCGACCACCATGCAGATCGCCAAAGGGCTGTCGGCCAACGGGAGCCTCATGGCGGTAACGAACTCGCCGCTGCAGGCGATGGAACTCGACGATACGGGGGTGGAGGTCAAACTCACCGGCGGCTCCCTGCGGAGTCCGACCTACTCGCTTGTCGGGCCGAGCGCCGAGCGATTCATGGAGCGGATGACGTTCGATCTGCTGTTTTTGGGCACGAACGCGATCCACCCGAGCGAGGGGCTGATGACACCGAACGAGGCCGAAGCCAACATCAAATCGCTCATGATCGAGAAATCGAACCGTGTCGTCCTCGTCAGCGATCACTCGAAGTTCAACGAACAGAGCTTCATTAGCTTCGCCGAGTTCAGCGAGATCGACCTGCTGATCACCGATAGCGAACTCCCGTCGGAACTCCAGGACAAATTCGAGGGCGGCAACGTCGAGATCGCCTCGGTGACCGTTGCATGA
- a CDS encoding HPr family phosphocarrier protein gives MIERTVTVVPEDGLHARPASQVVEAANSYDSSVTVGPAGGDSVDASSMLGVTSLGVGSGDAVDLTADGPDEQAALDELETILTTPES, from the coding sequence ATGATCGAACGCACCGTGACGGTCGTCCCCGAAGACGGGTTGCACGCCCGGCCTGCCTCACAGGTCGTCGAAGCCGCAAACAGCTACGACAGCAGCGTTACCGTCGGCCCTGCCGGCGGCGACTCAGTCGACGCATCGAGCATGCTCGGCGTCACCAGTTTGGGTGTCGGCTCCGGCGACGCAGTCGACCTGACTGCCGACGGGCCGGACGAACAGGCAGCCCTCGACGAACTCGAAACGATTCTGACCACGCCCGAATCATAA
- the pfkB gene encoding 1-phosphofructokinase: protein MIVTVTLNPAVDHTIQVEAMPDPETVARTDTARFDAGGKGINVAQYLVGLDAETVATGLLGDFLRDYIRRELDADGLATEFVEIEGQTRLNTTILDPDSEYKINHTGPTVDRTAVDAVIDVIQTYEPSMVLVGGSLPPGLDYHAIDRIADAGDWATSVDVGGEILAQLEAEYALCKPNRTELAAATGASVDSLEDCLTAAEQLRESGFERVVTSLGSDGALVVSEADCLHAAALDVDVADTVGAGDAMLSGFLLELSRGNDAWSCLRRGIAVASRIVTVPGTRMPPFDDLDEAAQRVEITEQTVPSSD from the coding sequence ATGATCGTCACCGTCACACTCAATCCTGCCGTCGACCACACCATTCAGGTCGAGGCGATGCCCGACCCCGAGACGGTGGCCCGTACCGACACCGCACGGTTTGACGCCGGTGGCAAGGGAATCAACGTCGCTCAGTATCTAGTCGGACTCGATGCAGAGACCGTCGCAACCGGGCTCTTGGGTGACTTTTTGCGCGACTACATCCGCCGGGAACTCGACGCCGACGGCCTCGCCACCGAGTTCGTCGAGATCGAGGGCCAGACCCGACTCAACACGACGATCCTTGATCCCGATTCGGAGTACAAGATCAATCACACCGGTCCCACTGTCGACCGGACGGCTGTCGACGCTGTTATCGACGTCATCCAAACATACGAGCCGTCGATGGTACTGGTCGGCGGCAGTCTGCCGCCGGGGCTCGATTATCACGCCATCGACCGGATCGCCGACGCCGGGGACTGGGCGACGAGCGTCGACGTCGGCGGCGAGATTCTCGCCCAACTTGAGGCGGAGTACGCTCTCTGCAAGCCAAACCGAACCGAACTGGCAGCCGCGACCGGAGCGAGCGTCGACTCCCTTGAGGACTGTCTCACGGCTGCCGAGCAGCTCCGAGAAAGCGGCTTCGAGCGCGTCGTCACCTCGCTGGGGAGCGATGGCGCACTCGTCGTCAGCGAAGCCGACTGCCTCCATGCGGCCGCACTCGATGTCGACGTAGCCGACACTGTCGGCGCTGGCGATGCGATGCTGTCGGGCTTTCTGCTCGAACTCTCGCGTGGCAACGACGCCTGGAGCTGCCTCCGCCGTGGGATCGCGGTCGCCTCTCGGATCGTGACAGTTCCCGGAACGCGCATGCCTCCCTTCGACGACCTCGACGAGGCCGCACAGCGCGTCGAGATTACCGAACAGACGGTCCCATCGAGCGACTAA
- the eif1A gene encoding translation initiation factor eIF-1A, producing MGENEGRNDLRMPNEDEVFAEVTNMLGANRVTVRCADGTERTARIPGRMQKRVWIRENDIVLVEPWDWQDEKADITWRYENAEAEQLREEGHLQ from the coding sequence ATGGGAGAAAACGAGGGGCGAAATGACCTCCGAATGCCCAACGAGGATGAGGTCTTCGCCGAAGTAACGAACATGCTCGGCGCAAACCGGGTCACCGTTCGGTGTGCCGACGGGACGGAGCGAACGGCTCGGATTCCCGGCCGTATGCAGAAACGTGTCTGGATCCGTGAGAACGATATCGTCCTCGTCGAGCCGTGGGACTGGCAGGACGAGAAGGCCGACATCACGTGGCGCTACGAGAACGCCGAAGCCGAACAGCTCCGCGAAGAAGGCCATCTGCAGTAA
- a CDS encoding KH domain-containing protein, which produces MQHVKVPQDRIGVLIGEGGETMRAIESRSEVRLDIDSESGSVAIESVGDPVTALVAPDIVRAIGRGFKPEAALSLLDGEMRMFDLIDISDKTRNDNDLRRQKGRLIGENGRTRQLMEELSGADVVIYGSTIGMIGDPEEVEAVRRATAMILDGAPHGAVYSYLERKHRELTRGPDIA; this is translated from the coding sequence ATGCAACACGTGAAGGTTCCACAGGATCGGATCGGGGTCCTGATCGGCGAGGGTGGCGAGACGATGCGGGCAATCGAGTCCCGCTCGGAGGTGCGGCTCGACATCGACTCCGAATCCGGCTCGGTCGCTATCGAGTCGGTCGGTGATCCGGTGACGGCACTCGTGGCACCTGACATCGTTCGAGCTATCGGTCGCGGCTTCAAACCCGAGGCCGCGCTGTCGCTGCTCGACGGCGAGATGCGGATGTTCGATCTGATCGACATCAGCGACAAAACCCGTAACGATAACGACCTCCGTCGACAGAAGGGTCGACTCATCGGCGAAAACGGGCGGACCCGCCAACTCATGGAGGAGCTTTCGGGTGCCGATGTCGTTATTTATGGGTCGACAATCGGGATGATCGGCGACCCCGAGGAGGTCGAAGCCGTTCGGCGAGCGACGGCAATGATCCTCGACGGTGCGCCACACGGCGCGGTGTACTCCTATCTCGAACGCAAACACCGCGAACTGACTCGCGGCCCGGATATCGCCTGA